In the Streptomyces sp. NBC_00193 genome, GGTCGACGCCGTGGACATCGAGCTTTCCTCCGGGGAAATCCTGTCCGAGGTGATCGAGGCCGCCCACCGGCACGACACTGTGGCGCTCGTCTCCTATCACAATTTCGAATTCACCCCGGCCACCGAGGAACTCCAGGCCGTCATCGACGACGCGAAGAGCGCCGGCGCCGACGTGGTCAAGGTGTCCACGATGGTGCGGTCCGAGGACGACGTACGACGGCTGGCCTCGCTCCTGCTGCGCGCCGGAGCCGAGGACACCCGGCTGATCGTCATCGCCATGGGCGAGGCCGGGGCGGTCTCGCGCGTCTTCTTCCCCGCCCTCGGGTCCCGGATCACGTACTCCTTCTTCGGTGCCAGCTCCGCCCCGGGCCAGCTCGACTTCCCCGAGACCTTCGGCCTGCTGCGCAAGTTCTACCCGTCGTTCGACGAGCGGAAGTCCGCCGGGGCCTGAGCCCCCGCGCCGGGGAGGGCCACCACCTCCCCGGCCGCCTCCCCGGTCCCCTCCCCCGGCCGCGCCTCCCCCATCCCTCTACCGGTCACCGGCCCCATCCGTCACAGAACGGCACACACGTCACCTGATGAAGTGAACTCCCCCTTATCCCACCGGCACCCGGGGTAGGGCCCTGCT is a window encoding:
- the aroD gene encoding type I 3-dehydroquinate dehydratase; its protein translation is MNSLRALLDGGIPLVAVSFDDSETEPRAHAAKSAGVDVAELRVDRYAATGTDHVLAQVDEFKALPVLATIRSAREGGEWKGTEAQRLELFRALAPQVDAVDIELSSGEILSEVIEAAHRHDTVALVSYHNFEFTPATEELQAVIDDAKSAGADVVKVSTMVRSEDDVRRLASLLLRAGAEDTRLIVIAMGEAGAVSRVFFPALGSRITYSFFGASSAPGQLDFPETFGLLRKFYPSFDERKSAGA